In Populus alba chromosome 1, ASM523922v2, whole genome shotgun sequence, a single window of DNA contains:
- the LOC118038220 gene encoding phenolic glucoside malonyltransferase 1, translating into MASPNSVKILDICEVAAAYDSTKSATEKILSPTFFELSGLRFPPSECLWFFKLTDSNPTFFHSVIFPSLKQSLSHALLHFLPIVGGLTWPPESSRPFFVYHLNKDSVTVTLAECNGDFDRLIGNGIHEAVESHPYAPQFVATETRSPLLALQVTFFPNKGFCIGMATHHAIFDGKSTSMFLRAWAYTSKYIVEKGEAPRLLPGEITPSFEWKSIQDSKGLEEAYINLWATIGNRLESGSDSNPRSVKPLPKLEVQPNLLRANFHLSSEVIKNLRESVLRYQPEATDPTKRLNLSTYVLACSYVSICLVKARGGDADREVYFAWSADCRSRLDPPLPPNHFGNTAVVHHFVCKAGDFMQENGLPIIAEKLSASIMGLEKGLIEGSNERLEMLLSLGPEVQLISVAGSTGMEFYNVDFGWGNVEKVEITSIDRTGSFSVLDIRNGSDRRTEIGVALKRPEMESFASFFSNGVKVMPRL; encoded by the coding sequence ATGGCATCACCGAACTCTGTAAAGATACTTGATATCTGCGAAGTGGCTGCCGCTTATGACTCTACCAAGTCAGCCACCGAAAAAATACTCTCTCCTACTTTTTTTGAACTGTCAGGTCTCAGATTTCCTCCATCTGAATGCCTCTGGTTCTTCAAACTTACTGATTCAAACCCTACCTTCTTTCACTCTGTAATTTTCCCCAGTCTCAAACAATCACTTTCCCATGCACTCCTCCACTTCCTCCCTATAGTCGGCGGCCTAACATGGCCCCCTGAATCCTCCAGACCGTTCTTTGTTTACCATCTTAATAAAGATTCCGTTACAGTTACACTTGCCGAGTGTAATGGTGATTTCGATCGCCTTATAGGCAATGGAATCCATGAAGCTGTTGAATCACATCCTTATGCTCCCCAATTCGTCGCAACTGAAACTAGGTCACCATTATTGGCTTTACAAGTAACATTCTTTCCCAACAAAGGCTTTTGCATTGGTATGGCAACGCACCATGCAATATTTGACGGGAAAAGCACATCTATGTTCCTCAGAGCCTGGGCTTATACAAGCAAATATATTGTCGAAAAAGGTGAAGCCCCACGTTTACTGCCAGGAGAAATCACCCCAAGTTTTGAATGGAAAAGTATCCAAGACTCAAAAGGGTTGGAGGAGGCGTACATTAACTTGTGGGCGACCATAGGGAACCGGTTAGAATCAGGTTCAGACTCGAACCCAAGAAGTGTGAAGCCGTTGCCGAAACTTGAAGTGCAACCTAACTTGCTTCGAGCAAACTTTCATTTATCTAGTGAAGTCATTAAGAATCTTAGAGAAAGTGTGTTGCGTTATCAACCGGAAGCAACAGACCCTACAAAACGACTTAATCTCTCCACTTATGTTCTGGCATGCTCTTATGTATCGATCTGTCTTGTCAAAGCAAGAGGAGGAGATGCCGACAGAGAGGTTTATTTTGCGTGGTCAGCGGATTGTAGAAGTCGTTTAGACCCTCCTCTTCCACCAAATCATTTTGGTAACACTGCTGTGGTTCATCACTTTGTTTGTAAAGCCGGAGATTTTATGCAGGAAAATGGATTACCTATTATAGCCGAGAAGCTTAGCGCTTCCATAATGGGATTGGAGAAGGGACTCATTGAAGGTTCAAATGAGAGGCTTGAGATGTTGTTAAGTTTGGGACCAGAAGTGCAACTAATTAGTGTTGCTGGATCGACCGGAATGGAATTTTACAACGTGGATTTTGGATGGGGAAATGTCGAGAAGGTGGAGATCACTTCCATAGATAGAACTGGATCGTTTTCAGTGTTGGATATTAGAAATGGAAGTGACCGAAGGACTGAAATTGGCGTGGCTTTGAAGAGGCCTGAAATGGaatcttttgcttcttttttctctaaTGGCGTAAAAGTTATGCCTAGGCTATAA
- the LOC118038218 gene encoding phenolic glucoside malonyltransferase 1: MASPNSVKILDICDVAAAYDHTKSATETILSPTFFELTYLRFPPSECLCFFKLTDSNPTFFHSVIFPSLKQSLSHALLHFLPIVGSLTWPPESSRPFFVYHPKNDSVSVTLAECNGDFDRLIGNGIHEAVESHPYAPHFVATETRSPLLALQVTLFPNKGFCIGMATHHAIFDGKSASMFLRAWAYTCKFIVEKGEAPCLLPAEINPSFEWKSIQDSKGLEEAYINLWATMGKRFESGSDSNPKSVKPLPKLEVQPNLLRANFHLSSEVIKKLRESVLRYHPEATDPTKRLNLSTYVLACSYVSICLVKARGGDADREVYFSWSADCRSRLDPPLPPNHFGDTVVVHHFVCKARDFMQENGLAIIAEKLSASIRGLEEGLFEGANERLEKLLSLGPEVQLVSVAGSTGLEFYTTDFGWGNVEKVELTSIDRTGAFSVLDIGNGSDRRTEIGVALKRPEMESFASFFSTGV, encoded by the coding sequence ATGGCATCACCGAACTCTGTAAAGATACTTGATATCTGCGATGTGGCTGCCGCTTATGACCATACCAAGTCAGCCACCGAAACAATACTCTCTCCTACTTTTTTTGAACTGACATATCTCAGATTTCCTCCGTCTGAGTGCCTCTGCTTCTTCAAACTTACTGATTCAAACCCTACCTTCTTTCACTCTGTAATTTTCCCCAGTCTCAAACAATCACTTTCCCATGCACTCCTCCACTTCCTCCCTATCGTCGGCAGCCTAACATGGCCCCCTGAATCCTCCAGACCGTTCTTTGTTTACCATCCTAAAAACGATTCCGTTTCAGTTACACTTGCCGAGTGTAATGGTGATTTCGATCGCCTTATAGGCAATGGAATCCATGAAGCTGTTGAATCACATCCTTATGCTCCCCATTTCGTCGCAACTGAAACTAGGTCACCATTATTGGCATTACAAGTAACATTATTTCCCAACAAAGGCTTTTGCATTGGTATGGCAACGCACCATGCAATATTTGACGGGAAAAGCGCATCTATGTTCCTCAGAGCTTGGGCTTATACATGCAAATTTATTGTCGAAAAAGGTGAAGCCCCATGTTTATTGCCAGCAGAAATCAACCCAAGTTTTGAATGGAAAAGTATCCAAGACTCCAAAGGTTTGGAGGAGGCGTACATTAACTTGTGGGCAACCATGGGGAAACGGTTCGAATCAGGTTCAGACTCGAACCCAAAGAGTGTGAAGCCGTTGCCGAAACTTGAAGTGCAACCTAACTTGCTTAGAGCAAACTTTCATTTATCTAGTGAAGTCATTAAGAAGCTTAGAGAAAGCGTGTTGCGTTATCACCCGGAAGCAACAGACCCTACAAAACGACTTAATCTCTCCACTTATGTTCTGGCATGCTCTTATGTATCGATCTGTCTTGTCAAAGCAAGAGGAGGAGATGCCGACAGAGAGGTTTACTTTTCGTGGTCAGCGGACTGTAGAAGTCGTTTAGACCCTCCTCTTCCACCAAATCATTTTGGTGACACTGTTGTGGTTCATCACTTTGTTTGTAAAGCCAGAGATTTTATGCAGGAAAATGGATTAGCTATTATAGCCGAGAAGCTTAGCGCTTCCATAAGGGGATTGGAGGAGGGACTCTTTGAAGGTGCAAATGAGAGGCTTGAGAAGTTGTTAAGTTTGGGACCAGAAGTGCAACTAGTTAGTGTTGCTGGATCGACCGGATTGGAATTTTACACCACGGATTTTGGATGGGGAAATGTCGAGAAGGTGGAGCTCACATCCATAGATAGAACTGGAGCGTTTTCAGTGTTGGATATTGGAAATGGAAGTGACCGAAGGACTGAAATTGGCGTGGCTTTGAAGAGGCCTGAAATGGaatcttttgcttcttttttctctacTGGCGTATAA